One part of the Vitis riparia cultivar Riparia Gloire de Montpellier isolate 1030 chromosome 15, EGFV_Vit.rip_1.0, whole genome shotgun sequence genome encodes these proteins:
- the LOC117931744 gene encoding late embryogenesis abundant protein 6-like — MQAVKEKLNEMSTMRKAKADARAEEKAEKELAKARVEVAKEVRKAKEAEAAMDLHVAKAEDRAHQELVKHAQEQS, encoded by the exons ATGCAGGCTGTGAAGGAAAAATTGAATGAGATGAGCACAATGCGCAAGGCCAAGGCAGATGCTAGGGCTGAGGAGAAG GCAGAGAAGGAGTTGGCCAAAGCTAGAGTAGAGGTAGCTAAAGAGGTTAGAAAGGCAAAAGAAGCTGAAGCAGCCATGGACCTGCATGTGGCCAAAGCTGAAGACAGGGCTCATCAGGAGTTGGTTAAGCATGCCCAGGAACAGTCATGA
- the LOC117931743 gene encoding heavy metal-associated isoprenylated plant protein 4, whose protein sequence is MAKEEKIKEEKVDAVTTAVYKVNLHCRQCAREIQKPLLRAQGIHKVDADIEAGEIRVKGVIHTKKIQERIEKLSKKKVEIVSPQAKIKDSVATEKTVKVNTKEIVRTTTIKVHMHCEKCEHDLRRKLLRRTDIYGVKTDMKAQKLTVEGTVESDKLIGYIRKKVHKHAEIIAPKPEKKEEKKEDVKVEQISITTTQTVEFMEDKSTKVDNVPYFIHCAYDPELFSDENPNACCIL, encoded by the exons ATGGCTAAAGAGGAGAAGATCAAAGAGGAGAAAGTTGATGCAGTGACTACTGCAGTTTACAAAGTTAACCTGCATTGCCGGCAATGCGCTCGGGAGATCCAGAAGCCTCTCTTGAGAGCCCAGG GGATTCACAAAGTGGATGCCGACATCGAGGCTGGTGAAATTAGGGTTAAAGGTGTGATCCAtacaaagaaaattcaagaaagaaTCGAGAAACTGAGTAAGAAAAAGGTTGAGATAGTGTCACCACAGGCCAAGATCAAGGACAGTGTTGCAACAGAAAAGACAGTGAAGGTTAACACCAAAGAA ATTGTGCGTACAACTACGATAAAGGTTCATATGCACTGTGAGAAATGTGAGCATGACCTTCGAAGGAAGCTACTAAGGCGTACAG ATATTTACGGTGTTAAAACCGACATGAAAGCGCAGAAACTTACAGTTGAAGGGACTGTCGAGTCTGATAAATTAATAGGATACATCAGAAAGAAGGTGCACAAACATGCAGAGATTATAGCCCCAAAACctgagaaaaaggaagaaaagaaggaagatgTCAAAGTAGAACAAATATCCATCACAACAACACAGACGGTAGAATTCATGGAAGACAAGAGCACCAAGGTGGATAATGTTCCATACTTTATTCATTGTGCCTATGATCCTGAGTTGTTTAGTGATGAAAATCCAAATGCTTGTTGCATATTGTAA
- the LOC117931742 gene encoding AT-hook motif nuclear-localized protein 23-like: MAGFPNGSPSSSPFHLHLHQPQLNNLPDPPEPEKNEWNTAQFPCDGDVLARRPRGRPPGSKNKPKPPVVISRESTNTLRAHILEVGHGCDVFQSVAEYTEKRRCGICILSGSGMVTDVSLRQPAAAGGAVAFLQGRFEILSLSGSFLPRPAPPGATSLTVFLAGSQGQVVGGSVVGGLTACGPVVVIAASFTDVAYDRVGVDGEEGLLLQPPEDESGGGCGLPLYNFPGINNLMGGLVGMPDPNPN, translated from the coding sequence ATGGCTGGTTTCCCCAATGGCTCACCTTCATCATCTCCCTTTCATCTTCACCTTCACCAGCCTCAGCTCAACAACCTTCCGGACCCGCCTGAGCCTGAAAAAAATGAGTGGAACACAGCTCAGTTTCCCTGTGACGGAGATGTGCTCGCTCGCCGTCCTCGAGGTCGACCACCTGGGTCCAAGAACAAGCCTAAGCCACCGGTGGTGATTTCAAGAGAGAGTACAAACACGCTTAGGGCACATATATTGGAGGTTGGTCATGGCTGCGATGTGTTCCAGTCAGTGGCGGAGTACACGGAGAAGCGCCGCTGTGGGATCTGTATATTAAGCGGAAGCGGCATGGTCACCGACGTGAGTTTGAGACAGCCGGCGGCGGCTGGGGGTGCAGTGGCTTTTCTGCAGGGGCGGTTCGAGATACTGTCCCTGTCTGGATCGTTTTTGCCGCGGCCAGCGCCCCCCGGTGCAACTAGCCTGACTGTATTTCTGGCCGGCAGCCAGGGGCAGGTTGTCGGAGGGAGCGTGGTGGGGGGTTTGACTGCATGTGGGCCGGTGGTTGTCATTGCGGCTTCCTTTACGGACGTGGCTTATGATAGGGTGGGCGTGGATGGAGAGGAGGGGCTCCTGCTGCAGCCACCGGAAGATGAGAGTGGCGGTGGTTGTGGTCTTCCCTTGTACAATTTTCCTGGAATCAATAATTTGATGGGAGGCTTAGTTGGGATGCCTGATCCTAATCCTAATTGA